The Akkermansia muciniphila genome contains a region encoding:
- the ptsP gene encoding phosphoenolpyruvate--protein phosphotransferase: MIQEPISTEETWLQGIPVSPGIALGKIKIQISGSKEPVAYEISPEEVDAELVRFHQALQATAEQIRALRERMIQISGEKDASIFDAHILLLQDKVILQQVQTELLRRHQNVEHIFYVVMQNYMEVLRRVDDPYLRAKTADMEDVMQRVINNLRSTEPLEDEEEEEEAQVLVAYDLTPSDTAAMDASLIHGFATEIGSSVSHTAILARSMGIPAVVGLDQALLKVESHAPAILDGYKGVLILKPTQETVEYYNRLQVEKEKAYKALEALRDLPTITRDGRNIRLSVNVEFPHEYSGIKEVGAEGVGLFRTEFFLLGNPADMPDEEEQTRYYKKLAEGCAPHGVIFRTLDAGGDKLPCERLRTPEPNPFLGWRGIRVSLSRPELFKQQLRAILRACADTPGCGIMFPMISGYTEVITAKHLLQECREELEEQNIPYARDLKVGIMIEVPSAAIMTDVLAREVDFFSVGTNDLTQYTIAVDRVNNRVANMFRPTHPAVVRIIGMTITAGEKAGVPTAICGEMAGDITLLPLLIGLGATSISVGVHLVPIIRYAIRNLDYGKCREMARQALNAPNSRTIVDLSTALARKSYPALFE, from the coding sequence ATGATTCAGGAACCCATTTCCACGGAAGAAACCTGGCTTCAGGGCATTCCCGTTTCCCCCGGCATCGCCCTGGGCAAGATCAAAATTCAGATCAGCGGTTCCAAGGAACCCGTGGCTTATGAAATTTCCCCGGAGGAGGTGGATGCCGAGCTGGTGCGCTTCCACCAGGCTCTGCAGGCCACTGCGGAGCAGATCCGGGCCCTGCGCGAGCGCATGATTCAAATCTCGGGGGAAAAGGACGCCTCCATCTTTGACGCCCATATCCTTCTTCTTCAGGACAAGGTCATTCTCCAGCAGGTCCAGACGGAGCTGCTCCGGCGCCACCAGAACGTGGAGCACATCTTTTATGTGGTCATGCAGAACTACATGGAAGTGCTGCGCCGCGTGGACGATCCCTATCTGCGCGCCAAGACCGCGGACATGGAGGACGTCATGCAGCGGGTCATCAACAACCTCCGCAGCACGGAACCCCTGGAAGACGAGGAAGAGGAGGAAGAGGCCCAGGTGCTGGTGGCCTACGACCTGACCCCGTCCGACACGGCGGCGATGGATGCCAGCCTGATCCACGGGTTCGCCACGGAAATAGGCTCCTCCGTCTCCCACACCGCTATTCTCGCCCGCTCCATGGGCATTCCCGCCGTGGTGGGGCTGGACCAGGCCCTTCTGAAGGTGGAAAGCCACGCCCCCGCCATCCTGGACGGGTACAAGGGCGTGCTCATCCTGAAGCCCACGCAGGAGACGGTGGAATACTACAACCGCCTCCAGGTGGAAAAGGAAAAGGCCTACAAGGCGCTGGAAGCCCTGCGGGATCTCCCCACCATCACCAGGGACGGCCGCAACATCCGCCTTTCCGTCAATGTGGAATTCCCGCATGAATACTCCGGCATCAAGGAAGTGGGGGCGGAAGGCGTGGGCCTGTTCCGCACGGAATTCTTCCTGCTGGGAAACCCCGCGGACATGCCGGATGAAGAGGAACAGACGCGCTATTACAAAAAACTGGCGGAAGGCTGCGCCCCCCACGGCGTGATCTTCCGCACGCTGGACGCCGGAGGGGACAAACTGCCGTGCGAGCGGCTCCGCACGCCGGAACCGAATCCTTTCCTGGGCTGGCGCGGCATCCGCGTCTCCCTCAGCCGCCCGGAACTCTTCAAGCAGCAGCTCCGCGCCATCCTCCGCGCCTGCGCGGACACGCCCGGCTGCGGCATCATGTTCCCGATGATCTCCGGTTATACCGAGGTGATCACGGCCAAGCATCTCCTTCAGGAATGCCGGGAGGAACTGGAAGAGCAAAATATCCCCTATGCGCGGGACCTGAAAGTGGGCATCATGATTGAAGTGCCCAGCGCGGCCATCATGACGGACGTGCTAGCCAGGGAAGTGGACTTCTTCTCCGTGGGCACCAATGACCTGACGCAGTACACCATTGCCGTGGACAGGGTGAACAACCGCGTAGCCAACATGTTCCGCCCCACGCACCCCGCCGTGGTGCGCATCATCGGCATGACGATCACCGCCGGGGAAAAAGCCGGCGTCCCCACGGCCATCTGCGGGGAAATGGCGGGGGACATCACCCTGCTGCCCCTGCTGATAGGGCTGGGAGCCACTTCCATCTCCGTGGGCGTCCACCTGGTCCCCATCATCCGGTACGCCATCCGCAATCTGGACTACGGGAAATGCCGGGAAATGGCCCGGCAGGCCCTGAACGCCCCCAACAGCAGAACCATCGTGGACCTGAGCACGGCCCTCGCCAGGAAATCCTATCCGGCCCTGTTTGAATAA
- a CDS encoding HPr family phosphocarrier protein, with protein sequence MVTKELTIINKLGIHARPAAQFVKLASKFDADIVVEKDGEEVDGKSILGLMMLAVGHGSKVTITAEGKDEQEALNALEDLISRKFEED encoded by the coding sequence ATGGTTACCAAGGAACTCACTATCATCAACAAACTCGGCATTCACGCACGTCCGGCTGCTCAATTCGTCAAACTGGCCAGTAAATTTGATGCAGACATTGTCGTGGAGAAGGATGGCGAAGAAGTTGATGGAAAGAGTATTCTGGGACTGATGATGCTGGCGGTGGGCCATGGCTCCAAGGTCACCATCACGGCGGAAGGGAAAGATGAACAGGAAGCGTTGAACGCGCTGGAAGACCTGATTTCCCGCAAGTTTGAAGAAGATTGA
- the hprK gene encoding HPr(Ser) kinase/phosphatase gives MFSKSKVKKVDFVTLSKFYGKYKEALQLELINSPAGLSRHICEPALNRPGLAIAGFYSYFANKRIQVFGSAELAYLQKLPEGMRKSRIQRMFRCEVPGIVFSRDQDPPQEIVELADEAGVCVFRTSLVTMKFVNSATIILENEFAESLTLHGCMVDVRGVGVLIRGKSGVGKSETALGLIERGAALVADDMVYVRNVGGELVASAPEMSRGFMEVRGLGIVNITTLFGLKSIRHNKRLDLIVTLIPAKDQEALDRLGLEREGLDVLGEKVLHVQLSVAPGRDIARLVEVAAMDYHLKDMGIDMAGEFNRRLMSNFQPPENQD, from the coding sequence ATGTTCAGCAAATCCAAAGTGAAGAAAGTGGATTTCGTCACCCTGTCCAAATTTTACGGCAAATACAAGGAAGCCCTCCAACTGGAGCTGATCAACAGCCCGGCCGGACTCAGCCGCCACATTTGCGAGCCGGCCCTCAACCGCCCCGGCCTGGCGATTGCCGGCTTCTACTCCTACTTTGCCAACAAGCGCATCCAGGTCTTCGGCTCCGCGGAGCTGGCCTACCTCCAGAAACTGCCGGAAGGCATGCGCAAATCCCGCATCCAGCGCATGTTCCGGTGCGAGGTGCCGGGCATCGTCTTCTCCCGTGACCAGGACCCGCCCCAGGAAATCGTGGAGCTGGCGGACGAGGCCGGGGTCTGCGTCTTCCGCACCAGCCTGGTCACCATGAAGTTCGTCAACTCCGCCACCATCATTCTGGAAAACGAATTCGCGGAAAGCCTTACTCTGCACGGCTGCATGGTGGACGTCCGCGGCGTGGGCGTCCTCATCCGCGGGAAAAGCGGGGTGGGAAAAAGTGAAACGGCCCTGGGCCTGATTGAACGCGGCGCGGCCCTGGTGGCGGACGACATGGTGTACGTGCGCAACGTAGGCGGGGAGCTGGTGGCCAGCGCCCCGGAAATGAGCCGCGGCTTCATGGAGGTGCGCGGCCTGGGCATCGTCAACATCACCACCCTCTTCGGCCTCAAATCCATCCGCCACAACAAGCGGCTGGACCTCATCGTCACCCTCATTCCCGCCAAGGACCAGGAGGCCCTGGACAGGCTGGGGCTGGAGCGGGAGGGCCTGGACGTCCTGGGGGAAAAAGTGCTCCACGTGCAGCTCTCCGTGGCCCCCGGCAGGGACATTGCCCGCCTGGTGGAAGTGGCCGCCATGGACTACCATCTCAAGGACATGGGCATTGACATGGCCGGGGAGTTCAACCGGCGCCTCATGTCAAACTTCCAGCCTCCTGAAAACCAGGACTGA